A single window of Spirochaetota bacterium DNA harbors:
- a CDS encoding inositol-3-phosphate synthase → MTLKNTEIQKAEGKLGVLIPGLGAVSTTFIAGVMLIRKGLKLPKGSVAMMGKLRLGKGDDAHYVPIKDFVPLADLKDMEFGGWDIFEDNCYEAAVKAGVLQKYDLEPIKDELSQIKPWKAVFFNDYVKKLHGTWVKKATSYWDLAQMIKEDILNFKKEKNISRMVMVWCASTEIYQEMKPGVHDTIENFEKALKESNKYIAPSMIYAYAALDLGIPFANGAPNLCNEIPALRQLAEKNKVPMGGRDFKTGQTLMKTIIAPGLKARMIGVDGWYSTNILGNRDGEVLDDPESFKTKEVSKLSVLDNIFQPDEYPDLYDGYHHVVRINYYPPRGDNKESWDNIDIRGWLDYPMQIKVNFLCRDSILAAPVVLDLVLFLDLAQRASMYGIQEWLSFYWKSPMFEPGEQPIHDLFVQLMKLKNTLRWLMDVPPVTYLGSETYD, encoded by the coding sequence TTGACACTAAAAAATACTGAAATTCAAAAAGCCGAAGGCAAATTAGGGGTTCTTATCCCCGGGCTGGGTGCTGTTAGCACCACTTTTATTGCAGGTGTAATGCTTATTAGAAAAGGATTAAAGCTCCCTAAAGGCTCTGTTGCAATGATGGGTAAGCTAAGGTTGGGTAAAGGTGACGATGCTCACTATGTACCAATCAAGGATTTTGTTCCGCTTGCTGATTTAAAAGATATGGAGTTTGGTGGTTGGGACATTTTTGAAGACAACTGCTATGAAGCAGCTGTGAAAGCTGGCGTGTTACAGAAATATGACCTTGAACCTATTAAAGATGAATTATCACAGATTAAACCTTGGAAGGCAGTATTTTTTAATGATTATGTTAAAAAGTTACACGGTACATGGGTCAAAAAAGCAACTAGCTACTGGGATTTAGCCCAGATGATAAAAGAAGACATTCTTAATTTCAAAAAAGAGAAGAATATATCCCGGATGGTTATGGTGTGGTGTGCCAGCACCGAAATATACCAGGAAATGAAGCCTGGAGTACATGACACAATTGAAAATTTTGAAAAAGCACTCAAAGAAAGCAATAAATACATTGCACCCAGTATGATATATGCATACGCAGCACTTGATTTGGGAATACCGTTTGCAAATGGTGCTCCAAACTTATGTAACGAAATTCCAGCACTGCGGCAGCTTGCAGAAAAGAACAAGGTGCCAATGGGCGGCAGGGACTTCAAGACTGGCCAGACACTTATGAAAACCATAATTGCTCCTGGACTTAAAGCCAGAATGATAGGTGTGGACGGCTGGTACTCTACCAACATTTTAGGCAACCGCGACGGCGAAGTTCTTGATGACCCTGAATCATTCAAAACTAAAGAAGTAAGCAAGCTTTCAGTTCTGGATAATATCTTTCAGCCTGATGAGTACCCAGATCTCTATGATGGGTATCACCATGTTGTAAGGATTAACTACTATCCACCCCGTGGTGACAATAAGGAAAGTTGGGATAATATAGATATCCGTGGATGGTTGGATTACCCAATGCAAATTAAGGTCAATTTCCTTTGCCGCGACTCGATACTTGCTGCACCTGTTGTACTTGACCTAGTACTATTTTTAGACCTAGCACAGCGCGCATCTATGTATGGTATTCAAGAATGGCTCTCATTCTACTGGAAGAGCCCAATGTTTGAACCAGGTGAACAGCCTATTCACGACCTTTTTGTGCAGCTTATGAAGTTGAAAAATACTTTACGTTGGCTCATGGATGTGCCTCCAGTTACCTATTTAGGCTCCGAAACATACGACTAA